From Desulfuromonadaceae bacterium:
TCAAGCACTGAAAAGTAGTGCATCGAGCGCTGGCCGGTGCTGCTTCTTGCTTGCCCCGTACCGTGTTTTGTTTTAAACTGCCTCCGTTTACACGTTTATTCTTCATTTCACTTTTCAAGGAGCGGGTCAATGGCCGAAGCAGGAAAAACCAGATTTCAAATTAATTTGAGGCATTTTTTACGTGAACGCGATGTCGACCGGAATTTGACCCGGGTCATTTGCGAGATCGCTGACGCTTCAAAATATATCGTTAATTCAATCCGTACCGGTGATCTCGGCGTGGCCGGTACCTCGAACCTTTATGGTGAGGAGCAGTTGGCGCTGGATGTTCTGTCCGACCGTATTTTGCGCAAGCGGCTGGCGCATTCCGGGGTGGTTGCCAATATTGTGTCTGAGGAACAACCGGAGATTGTTCCGTTGTCTCCCGATTGCGAAGGGAAGTTCTCGGTGGCCTATGACCCCCTTGACGGCTCTTCGCTGGTTGATGTCAACCTGGCGGTCGGCACAATCATTTCGATCTATGCCGGGTGCGATTTGTTGCAGCCGGGATGCAATCAGGCGGCGGCGATGTATATCCTCTATGGACCGCGCACGACGCTGGTGTTGAGTACCGGTGACGGGGTGCATGAATTCAATATGAATCAATTGATGGAATACACCCTGACACGCGAAAATATTCAGGTCGGTGCGAGCGGCAGTATCTATTCGCCCGGCGGCCAGCGCAACAAGTATACGGCGGGGGTGCAGAGCTTTGTCGAGCAACTTGAGGCCCGTGGCTCCAAATTGCGCTACAGTGGCGGCTTCGTTCCCGATATCAATCAGGTGTTGATGAAGGGGAAGGGCATTTTCTTCTATCCTCATTTAAACGACACCCCCGAGGGAAAATTGCGCGTCCTGTTTGAACTGAATCCAATGGCGTTTCTGATGGAGCAGGCCGGTGGCGCGGCTTCAAACGGAAAATCGCGGATTCTTGATATGGTGCCGGACAACATCGACATGCGCGCTCCGGTTTTTATCGGCAGCAAGGATGAAGTGGCTTTGGCGGAGCGCTGTATTGCCGAGCAGGGGTGACGCTTCCTCCCCCGCAACGATGATTATACGCAAGCAGTTTATTATTTGCGGTACAGTACAGGGGGTCGGTTTTCGTCCCTTTGTCTACCGTATTGCGTCTGCTCACGCATTGACCGGCTGGGTGTTGAACGACAGTCGCGGGGTGACGATCGAGGTTGAGGGGAGGGCGGCGCAGCTCGAAGCGTTCGCCGTTGCCCTGGTTGACGAATTGCCCCCCCTGGCGCGCATCGATCGTTGTGAGGTGA
This genomic window contains:
- a CDS encoding class 1 fructose-bisphosphatase, whose translation is MAEAGKTRFQINLRHFLRERDVDRNLTRVICEIADASKYIVNSIRTGDLGVAGTSNLYGEEQLALDVLSDRILRKRLAHSGVVANIVSEEQPEIVPLSPDCEGKFSVAYDPLDGSSLVDVNLAVGTIISIYAGCDLLQPGCNQAAAMYILYGPRTTLVLSTGDGVHEFNMNQLMEYTLTRENIQVGASGSIYSPGGQRNKYTAGVQSFVEQLEARGSKLRYSGGFVPDINQVLMKGKGIFFYPHLNDTPEGKLRVLFELNPMAFLMEQAGGAASNGKSRILDMVPDNIDMRAPVFIGSKDEVALAERCIAEQG